A segment of the Nasonia vitripennis strain AsymCx chromosome 2, Nvit_psr_1.1, whole genome shotgun sequence genome:
ATAATTCAGCATAGCTCCTGCTGCCGTTTTTCGCCAACGTTGCACTGCAGGTCTGGCTTTTATGAATATGttagaattaaaaatattgttgaatAGGAGTGATGCAGCTCACTATCTCGCTCTGAAAAAGTTAATAGATTAATCaacttaatttaaattacTTAATTTCAGAAAGGCTGTAGGTATGACTCTTACTGGTGCTCAAAGTGTCAAGTCCGCACTCCCCATCCCCATGTAGACCAAACAAAGGAACTTCAGGAAAGACTTTCTTGAATACTTTGATTTCAAGATCCTTTCTTTTCACTCTTTCAATACAGGCAAACATAAATCCCAGGCTCAATTTCttcagtttaatattttttctcagtTTTTCAAGCTTTTCTATCATTTGGAGCTCTTGTCGACATGACTGAGGTATGACTAAAGAATATGATTCCAATGAGGGACTTGTTATGGACATGCTTGTCCAGTAAATCTGTCGAGAACATGTTGGAAATTCATCTTTGAAATCATGGCATTGCCTCAGATCGACACATATTCCACCCCAAAGAGAAATAGTGCCTGGTTTATACCTGCAaggaaattaatgatttgcgcaacagatttttatttgttataaatattaaactatacatactttttttgtattcctttcaatactaatctattgaacTTGTAACCATGTTCATTCGCTAACAAGATAATGCatcttttattttcacttccaTCATCTGGAGGTAACAATTGCTTTACTATTTTGTTAGCATGAGAATGTATATCCTCATCAGTAGATTctttaaaagaattaaaatgTAATTGATATGTTTCAAGACTCAAGCCAGGTATTTgaggaaaaaaagcagatACAGTAACTCCGTATCTGGATTCTGGAATATTTGAATCATTCTCGATAACTTGATAGCCTCCCATTTGAATGGTGATACAACTTTTTGGAAGAGCTGCACAAAAACAACCTACAAaagtaagtaaaatattttactaataGAATTCTATGATCTGAATTTACTTATGAACGaacaaaattttgagttaATTTAAAccattataaaaatgttattttcaaataaactaattaattgttttgataTACTTTACCATTCGGAGTCCATTCTCTGTCTTTTTCCATTTTAGCACATATAAATGCAAAGGCAGGTttaattcttaatttattGCATAATAGCCTTTGATacgaattttcattttctgtcTGTGTTATCCGAAATTCACAATTTCCCAAGTGACATTCTGGAGTTCGTCTAGTAGCTAGTtctttattcgcagcatctctccaTATCcttcaatgttaaacaattCAGGTCAATTATTGATAatcgaaattaattaattatgaCGATAATCTATACTTTCCTGCACAAATGAGCTGCGTAAGTTAAATCCTTAGCAGATAgatattcaaaaattattcgTAAAACATCGTAGgttagaatattttcttctgttttcttttcttctttggCTTTGTCGTTTCGTTTTTTCTTCGGTAATACAGATTGAacacttgttttttttaaaggagattccatttttataattaagaaAGAAATTCGATTAACAATGGACTATTTGAAGAGTTGAAACACATAACATCTGGACTTCTTTATAGGTAATGGGAGCAACCGAGCAAGGTTATTCCGTCACAGACCTTACACTTATATGTTTATGTTGTCGTGCGCGTATAAGCATTGTTTTGGTTCTACTTTGCCGACGAGATGTATGTGGTCACAATCTGTGTCGGTAAGGATAAAAAGCGGGAAATTGAAATTCTATATTATAAACTCGTATGATTGCGTGAATATTTTTGATTGTAATAcggcaataaaaataatataaaaactgCTTACACTTGATACTTATTTGCGAAAACTTccttcaaataaatatttcgtaaataaaacaaaatagtGGTAACGTGGTCGATACAACAACATAGTTAAAATAATATAGGTAGATTAGTAGTATAGGGTGTAATAAAATATCCCCTGGTATAATTATAGGTCACGAATAacgtttattaaaataaatagtcGCGATATGCAATGTGTATTCATGTATAATTcaacatataaaaaatatacacttCAACATTAATTAAGTCTTGatcttaaaaataatttggaAGAACAGAACACAGTAAAGAAACTATAGCAAAAAAAAGATCTAGTAGTTGATCTCGAGGTCGGGCGTGTAAGATTCCAGATAGCCGTAGATCTGTAGCGTGCAAACGCAGCCGAAGTAAATCTTCATCGTCTCGACTCTGCCCTCCTCGTAGAAGACTTCGACGTAGCGGTAGAGCTGAATGCAGCAGTAGGTACCCAAGTCCCGACACCTCGAGCCCACGTGGTTGCACTTGACGTGCTCAAGTTTGCGGGGGATCCTGCCGCCGGAGTCGGGGATGGGGATGACGGTGTAGTTGCACACTGAGCTGTTCTGGGCTTCGTGCACCTCCAGCTCGTAGTCGAGTTTGTCGTGGTCCCACGGCAGAGGCCGCCGATCGAAGGCCTCTCTGTCCTTCTTGGTCCACTTGCGTCTCTGGGTTAATCTTTTGTATCTGAGTAGGCTCTCTTTAGCAAGTTTCATCGGATCATCGCGCAAGCTCGCCACGTCGAATTCTCTCGTCAAGGGCATGTAATTCTCTGTCACGACTTCACACGAGTCTGTATCTAAGCACTTGTTGTCCTTCTTTCGGTTACTATTGCCAGATTCGAAGTTCCCGTCGAGCAGCTCGTTCACCTCATCGCCGGGTTCCAATGTGTATATGCCGTTCAGAAGCACCGCGATTCCGAGAATCCAACGGGGCTTGATGATGGACCTAAATTTGAGCATCTTGTATACTTGTACCGCGACGACGATTGCGCGTGATGAGAGAGTCTAATAAGCCTAATATAATACGTCGTATGTGTAAAATCTAGTTGTATCGAACGgaagaagaaaattaaaagCGCCTTCACAAGTGTCGACCGGTAGAGCTTTCCGCGGCTTTTATCCTGGCTATCACCCTCTTCTCCGGTTCCACAGGTCAGTATATATATCTTTCTCTCCTACTCCTTCTCTGTCCTCCTATAAGGAAAAGGGAGGAAACGCGGATCAGCGCAACTAGCGACGTCTACTAATTCTATATTCTAATAATGTGACttctctgtatatatatatatatatatatatatatatatatatatatatatatatatatatatatatatataggtcaTCGCGGTGTATACCGAATACAGGAAATGATGCGTGTCAtactataataatataatacagGAGTCTTACATTTAATCATCCTACTGATTGTCACCGGTGTACAATGATGATGATTATATGATTACGCGTAGGGCGCTGCGACGGTATGAATTTATTGTGTATGTGTTGACATGCACATCGAAAAGGAAGTTCAGCCTGCGAAAGTTTCCTTATTTATTCGGAGAAGTTTCCTTATTTCTAGTTGACAggttatataaatataacgtcaacaatattttacaagaatGTTAAATATCCATCGACTATTATTCTCAGTTGCGTCAAATCATACATATGTAggttgaattttattaatattacttCGGGATGAGATCGTGGATAGGGTAGTGCGGTTTCAAGAATTTAAAACATGGtcgaattttcattaaaacacCATTTATTGCTTCACTTAGATAACTataataatatgtaatttatTGGGAAAAAAGAATTGCTGACGAAAATTGTGttgatcaatatattgttcaaatcaatataagaaaatataaacacTAATCATGTCTGGGAATGACTGAATAGCtatctctaaaaataaatgacagaaaaaatacataatagCACAGTGAACTAGTAGTCGACCGGGAGTTTGGGCGTATAAGGTTCCAAACTCCCGTTAATCTGCAGCGAGCAAACGCAGCCGGAGTAGACCATGATCTTCTCGGTGCTGTTACCCTCGTAGACGACTTCGACGTAGCGGTAGAGCTGAATGCAGCAGTATAGGGTCCCAAGTAGCGACACCGATTCCGAGTAGCCAACCGAGCTTGGACCTGCAGTGCAGCATCGTGACGCAGGAAATTATGGTCACTCGATCTTCTTATCCCCATATACGCTCAGTAGACAATACGGAGCAATGATACGGTGAGAACTCGCTTAATAAAGCATATTATTCAaaacttatataaaaatgttctaCGACACgctattttataaatttcctGTTTGTGAACTTCTTCTCTAACGTGGCACGACTTAATTGGACCAATAGACACTATGTGTATAGATAAGAAAATCGAATATTTAATGAAAAGCGAGCATTTCtagaaaaacgaaaaattacaATGATGGCTTGGTTTGATCAGAGGCATTTACAAAAATTGGATAGAATTTTTTCGATACACACCACATGCCGAAATGCGCCAGTACTAagaaaatatttgacaatCATCGGCAATAAGGCCCATAAAAGAATGTCTTTCGAAGCAAGCGTTTGTATtattaagaaagaaaaaaatagtttattaaTGCCAGTGTTTAATTATACTATATTCGAAAGGTTCACTGAATCATTTTATCAGAAATATGCAAGATTTAAAATGAATCAACATATAAAATAAGGAagcaattttttaaagaaactatgaaaaattgttcacgcataatt
Coding sequences within it:
- the LOC103318112 gene encoding F-box only protein 22-like, giving the protein MESPLKKTSVQSVLPKKKRNDKAKEEKKTEENILTYDVLRIIFEYLSAKDLTYAAHLCRIWRDAANKELATRRTPECHLGNCEFRITQTENENSYQRLLCNKLRIKPAFAFICAKMEKDREWTPNGCFCAALPKSCITIQMGGYQVIENDSNIPESRYGVTVSAFFPQIPGLSLETYQLHFNSFKESTDEDIHSHANKIVKQLLPPDDGSENKRCIILLANEHGYKFNRLVLKGIQKKYKPGTISLWGGICVDLRQCHDFKDEFPTCSRQIYWTSMSITSPSLESYSLVIPQSCRQELQMIEKLEKLRKNIKLKKLSLGFMFACIERVKRKDLEIKVFKKVFPEVPLFGLHGDGECGLDTLSTKRDSELHHSYSTIFLILTYS